A single region of the Marinobacter nanhaiticus D15-8W genome encodes:
- a CDS encoding lytic murein transglycosylase, producing the protein MKRGTTAIRRLSPWLVAASLVSPFTLAQETPQTLSQAEFGQCIGKLKGRAMEAGVTPEVAQNVLDQVTFLDRVIELDRRQPEFTTTFADYLNRRVNDARIEKGRELLDEHADLLAKVTRETGVPAPYLVAFWGLETNFGSYFGKMSVPSALATLACDPRRSDYFSGELISALRIIDEGAIPPEQMEGSWAGAMGHVQFMPSVFLRYAVDADNDGKRDLWHSIPDAMMSAGNFLQNLGWNGDYRWGREVLLPENFDYSLAGLKNEQALSEWRKLNIKDAFGNKLPNADIEASLLVPAGHEGPAFLVYHNFHVIMGWNRSEFYAIAVGHLADRIAGAGGLQNPPPEDLPRLSREDIEALQSALNQRGYESGTPDGILGPATRGAIRDFQKDQNRIADGYPDPGLFEALQIKLKEAEASNT; encoded by the coding sequence GTGAAAAGAGGCACTACCGCCATTCGCCGTTTGAGCCCCTGGCTCGTCGCCGCCAGTCTGGTCTCGCCCTTCACCCTCGCCCAGGAAACCCCGCAAACCCTTTCACAGGCGGAATTCGGCCAATGTATCGGCAAGCTCAAAGGCCGCGCCATGGAAGCAGGCGTAACGCCGGAGGTTGCCCAGAACGTCCTGGATCAGGTGACCTTCCTTGACCGTGTCATCGAACTGGATCGTCGCCAGCCCGAATTCACCACGACCTTTGCCGACTATCTGAACCGTCGGGTCAACGATGCCCGCATCGAGAAGGGTCGGGAGCTTCTCGACGAACATGCGGACCTGCTGGCCAAAGTCACCCGGGAAACCGGCGTCCCGGCGCCTTACCTGGTGGCTTTCTGGGGTCTGGAAACCAACTTCGGCAGTTATTTCGGCAAGATGTCCGTACCCAGCGCCCTGGCCACCCTGGCCTGCGACCCGCGGCGCAGCGATTATTTTTCCGGCGAACTGATCTCCGCCCTGCGCATCATCGACGAGGGCGCCATTCCGCCGGAGCAGATGGAAGGTTCCTGGGCCGGCGCCATGGGACATGTCCAGTTCATGCCTTCTGTCTTCCTGCGCTATGCCGTCGACGCCGACAATGACGGCAAGCGCGATCTCTGGCACAGCATTCCGGACGCCATGATGTCCGCCGGCAATTTCCTGCAAAACCTGGGCTGGAACGGCGATTACCGCTGGGGCCGAGAAGTGCTGCTGCCTGAGAATTTCGACTACAGCCTCGCCGGTCTGAAAAACGAACAGGCTCTATCGGAGTGGCGCAAACTCAACATCAAGGATGCCTTCGGCAACAAGCTGCCCAACGCCGACATCGAGGCTTCGCTGCTGGTACCGGCCGGTCACGAAGGTCCGGCTTTCCTCGTCTATCACAACTTCCACGTGATCATGGGGTGGAATCGCTCCGAGTTCTACGCCATCGCGGTGGGCCATCTCGCCGATCGCATTGCCGGTGCGGGTGGTCTGCAGAATCCGCCGCCCGAGGATCTGCCCCGCCTGTCCCGCGAAGATATCGAAGCCCTGCAATCCGCGCTGAACCAACGCGGCTACGAAAGTGGAACACCGGACGGCATCCTGGGACCGGCGACCCGTGGCGCCATCCGCGATTTCCAGAAAGACCAGAACCGCATTGCCGATGGCTATCCGGACCCGGGCCTGTTTGAAGCCCTGCAGATCAAGCTCAAGGAAGCCGAAGCGAGTAACACGTGA
- a CDS encoding THxN family PEP-CTERM protein, translating to MKIIKSCVSAVAASIFSVGALAFPVDLDSVSGQWINASGGMYVSGEGTNQIRWGAGQKQSGYDFVGNSSLPQSITDSSPFILGEFTHRNHPIGEYSAIDSVELDIYASFSNDDGSVATGPFTFLFDHNETENNAAVTQHCGNWDFICYFLSALYGNKGSYTTHDGPVDDIVKVIFDTSVESSEFTLGNSIYSLSLLGFEGNANELDTAENEMTSINLIASLNVRSVPEPGTVALLGMGLLGMGLVRRRSKA from the coding sequence ATGAAAATCATAAAATCATGTGTTAGCGCTGTTGCAGCATCAATATTTTCGGTAGGTGCTTTAGCGTTTCCAGTCGATCTGGATTCGGTAAGCGGTCAGTGGATCAATGCCTCCGGCGGCATGTACGTTAGTGGGGAGGGCACCAACCAGATCCGTTGGGGGGCGGGTCAAAAGCAGAGCGGTTATGACTTCGTGGGCAACTCAAGCCTGCCCCAGAGCATTACCGATTCTTCACCCTTCATTCTCGGGGAATTCACCCATCGCAACCATCCGATTGGGGAATACTCGGCGATCGACAGCGTCGAACTGGATATCTATGCCAGTTTCTCAAACGATGACGGCAGTGTTGCCACCGGCCCTTTCACGTTCCTTTTCGACCATAACGAAACGGAGAACAATGCAGCGGTCACACAGCACTGTGGTAACTGGGACTTTATCTGCTATTTTCTGTCCGCGTTATATGGCAACAAGGGCAGCTATACCACGCATGACGGTCCGGTAGACGATATTGTAAAGGTTATATTCGACACCTCCGTCGAAAGCTCAGAATTTACGCTGGGCAACAGTATATATTCGCTAAGCCTCCTCGGTTTCGAAGGCAACGCGAATGAACTTGACACCGCTGAAAACGAAATGACGTCAATTAACCTGATCGCAAGCCTCAACGTTCGTTCCGTACCTGAGCCAGGCACGGTTGCCCTGCTGGGAATGGGCCTACTGGGAATGGGACTGGTTCGCCGGCGCAGCAAAGCCTGA
- the nudE gene encoding ADP compounds hydrolase NudE yields MEKKPEILNTRLVARSRLFGIESVHLRFSNGEEREFERLRTPPIAAVMCVPMLDDDTVVLIREYGVGLEDYVLTLPKGAYEHGEDWREAANRELKEEAGYGARNLTLLKDMTLSPGYMGSRIHVALAEDLYEERLPGDEPEPLEVLTWKLSELEMLVQRDDMNEARVIAALYMARAVLQQRGVP; encoded by the coding sequence ATGGAAAAGAAGCCGGAAATCCTCAACACCCGCCTGGTGGCTCGCAGTCGCCTGTTCGGCATCGAGTCTGTTCACCTGCGCTTCAGCAACGGCGAGGAGCGCGAATTCGAGCGCTTGCGCACGCCGCCCATCGCCGCGGTCATGTGCGTTCCGATGCTGGATGACGACACCGTGGTGCTGATCCGCGAATATGGTGTCGGCCTGGAAGATTACGTGCTTACCTTACCCAAAGGCGCCTACGAACACGGCGAGGACTGGCGCGAGGCCGCTAACCGCGAACTCAAGGAAGAAGCCGGCTACGGTGCCCGCAACCTGACCCTCCTCAAGGATATGACCCTATCCCCAGGCTATATGGGCAGCCGTATCCATGTTGCATTGGCTGAAGACCTCTACGAGGAACGTTTGCCTGGCGACGAACCTGAACCGCTTGAAGTGCTGACCTGGAAGCTATCGGAACTTGAGATGCTGGTGCAGCGTGACGATATGAACGAAGCGAGGGTGATTGCGGCGCTGTATATGGCGCGTGCTGTGTTACAGCAGCGGGGTGTGCCCTAA